A single genomic interval of Rhizobium leguminosarum bv. trifolii WSM1325 harbors:
- a CDS encoding 3-hydroxyacyl-CoA dehydrogenase NAD-binding (PFAM: 3-hydroxyacyl-CoA dehydrogenase NAD-binding; Enoyl-CoA hydratase/isomerase; 3-hydroxyacyl-CoA dehydrogenase domain protein~KEGG: ret:RHE_CH00559 enoyl-CoA hydratase protein), protein MTYTNFTLETDADGIALVTWDMPGKSMNVFTAEVMAELDAIIDATTADAAVKGVVFTSGKSSFSGGADLSMIKSMFSSYQEEKAKSPETAVQNLFGLVGRMSGLFRKLEISGKPWVSAINGTCMGGAFELSLACHGRVASNAKSVKIALPEVKVGIFPGAGGTQRVPRLANAQDALQMMTTGQSLTGSRAKAMNLVHQVVEPDQLIPAAKQMIKDGLKPVAPWDEKGFKAPGGGIWTPASAQLWPAAPAILRRETSGNYPAALAILKCVYEGLQVPFDTGLKIEQRYFTEVLQTREAFSMIRSLFISMQELGKGARRPAGHAKTELKHVGVVGAGFMGASIAYVTAAAGIPVTLIDRDIEAATKGKTVSEGLVKDSIGKGRLTQDEAAALLSRITPSADYADLANADLVIEAVFEDREVKKAVIEAVEAVLPEGAIFASNTSTLPISGLAKNSKRPADFIGIHFFSPVEKMMLTEVILGSDTGDKALAVALDYVAAIRKTPIVVNDTRGFFVNRCVLRYMSESYDMLIEGVPPVMIENAAKMAGMPVGPLALNDEVAIDLSLKILKATVADLGEKAIDPRHMDLISSMVEKEGRFGRKNSKGFYDYPPKPAKKSLWPDLKSFYPQKQADEVDVNVLKQRFLVTIALEAARTVEEGIVTDPREADVGSILGFGFAPYTGGALSYIDGMGAKAFVELAEKLAGTYGKHFKPTPLLKDMAAKGETFYGRFDPYAKVGKAA, encoded by the coding sequence ATGACCTACACCAATTTCACGCTCGAAACCGACGCCGATGGCATCGCTCTCGTCACCTGGGACATGCCTGGCAAATCGATGAACGTCTTCACCGCCGAGGTGATGGCCGAACTCGACGCCATCATCGACGCTACGACCGCCGATGCCGCCGTCAAGGGTGTCGTCTTCACTTCGGGCAAGTCCTCCTTCTCCGGCGGCGCCGATCTGTCGATGATCAAGTCGATGTTCAGTTCTTATCAGGAGGAGAAGGCAAAGAGCCCCGAGACGGCGGTGCAGAACCTCTTCGGTCTGGTCGGCCGCATGAGTGGCCTGTTCCGCAAGCTCGAAATATCGGGCAAGCCCTGGGTGTCCGCCATCAACGGCACCTGCATGGGCGGCGCTTTCGAACTGTCGCTCGCCTGCCACGGCCGCGTCGCCTCCAATGCCAAGAGCGTCAAGATCGCGCTGCCCGAAGTGAAGGTCGGTATCTTCCCCGGCGCCGGCGGCACGCAGCGTGTGCCGCGGCTGGCGAACGCCCAGGATGCGCTGCAGATGATGACGACCGGCCAGTCGCTGACCGGCTCCCGCGCCAAGGCGATGAACCTCGTGCACCAGGTGGTCGAGCCGGATCAGCTCATCCCCGCCGCCAAGCAGATGATCAAGGATGGCCTGAAGCCGGTCGCCCCCTGGGACGAGAAGGGCTTCAAGGCGCCCGGCGGCGGCATCTGGACGCCGGCTTCCGCCCAGCTCTGGCCGGCAGCTCCGGCAATCCTGCGCCGGGAAACATCGGGCAATTATCCGGCGGCACTCGCCATTTTGAAATGCGTCTATGAAGGTCTGCAGGTGCCTTTCGACACCGGCCTGAAGATCGAGCAGCGTTATTTCACCGAGGTGCTGCAGACCCGCGAAGCCTTCTCGATGATCCGTTCGCTGTTCATCTCCATGCAGGAGCTCGGAAAAGGCGCCCGCCGCCCGGCGGGTCATGCGAAGACCGAGCTGAAACATGTCGGCGTCGTCGGCGCCGGCTTCATGGGCGCCTCGATCGCTTATGTCACCGCCGCCGCCGGCATTCCGGTGACGTTGATCGACCGCGACATCGAAGCGGCGACCAAGGGCAAGACCGTCTCCGAAGGCCTGGTCAAGGATTCTATCGGTAAGGGGCGTCTTACGCAAGATGAGGCAGCCGCATTGCTCTCCCGCATCACCCCCTCGGCAGATTATGCCGACCTCGCCAATGCCGATCTCGTCATCGAGGCGGTGTTCGAGGATCGCGAGGTGAAGAAAGCGGTCATCGAGGCGGTCGAAGCCGTGCTGCCGGAAGGCGCGATCTTCGCCTCCAATACCTCGACCCTGCCGATCTCAGGTCTCGCCAAGAATTCGAAACGCCCGGCCGATTTCATCGGCATCCACTTCTTCTCCCCTGTCGAGAAGATGATGCTGACCGAGGTCATCCTCGGAAGCGACACCGGCGACAAAGCGCTGGCCGTCGCTCTCGATTATGTTGCAGCCATCAGGAAGACGCCGATCGTCGTCAACGACACCCGCGGCTTCTTCGTCAATCGCTGCGTGCTGCGTTACATGTCGGAAAGCTACGATATGCTGATCGAGGGCGTGCCGCCTGTCATGATCGAGAACGCCGCCAAGATGGCCGGCATGCCGGTCGGTCCCTTGGCGCTGAACGACGAGGTCGCCATCGACCTCTCGCTGAAGATCCTCAAGGCGACGGTCGCCGATCTCGGCGAAAAAGCCATCGACCCCAGGCATATGGATCTCATCTCCAGTATGGTGGAAAAGGAGGGTCGTTTCGGCCGCAAGAATTCCAAGGGCTTCTACGACTACCCGCCGAAACCGGCGAAGAAGTCCCTCTGGCCCGACCTCAAGTCCTTCTATCCGCAGAAGCAGGCAGATGAGGTTGATGTCAACGTCCTCAAACAGCGTTTCCTCGTCACCATCGCGCTGGAAGCTGCCCGCACAGTCGAGGAAGGCATCGTCACCGATCCGCGCGAGGCGGATGTCGGCTCGATCCTGGGCTTTGGCTTCGCGCCCTATACCGGCGGGGCGCTGAGCTATATCGACGGGATGGGTGCGAAGGCTTTCGTGGAATTGGCGGAAAAGTTAGCAGGTACTTACGGAAAACACTTCAAGCCGACGCCGCTGCTGAAGGACATGGCCGCCAAGGGCGAGACGTTTTACGGTCGGTTCGACCCCTATGCGAAGGTGGGGAAGGCGGCTTAG
- a CDS encoding conserved hypothetical protein (KEGG: mxa:MXAN_3660 hypothetical protein) yields the protein MQPSTDILAFADPMEWESWLCLHHAASTGAWLKIGKKNPKRTLITIDEALDVALCYGWIDSQRKGFDAHSYLQRYSPRRAKSSWSKLNVDRVAALAETGRMRPAGLAEVAAAKADGRWAVAYAPQRDAGLPDDLAAALAENAAADAAFARLDKTGQYAIVLPLLKATTPEVRVARLGKAITRLAQAE from the coding sequence ATGCAACCGTCAACCGACATCCTCGCCTTCGCCGATCCGATGGAGTGGGAATCCTGGCTCTGCCTGCATCACGCGGCATCGACCGGCGCCTGGCTGAAGATCGGTAAGAAAAATCCGAAACGAACTCTCATCACCATCGACGAGGCGCTGGATGTGGCGCTCTGTTACGGCTGGATTGACAGCCAGCGCAAGGGGTTTGACGCGCATTCCTACCTGCAGCGTTATTCGCCCCGCCGCGCCAAAAGTTCGTGGTCGAAGCTCAATGTCGATCGGGTCGCAGCACTCGCAGAAACCGGGCGCATGCGGCCCGCGGGCCTTGCCGAAGTCGCTGCCGCCAAAGCCGACGGACGCTGGGCTGTCGCCTACGCTCCGCAGCGCGATGCCGGCCTGCCGGACGATCTGGCGGCGGCGCTCGCTGAGAACGCTGCCGCCGATGCTGCCTTTGCGCGGCTCGACAAGACCGGCCAATATGCAATCGTCCTGCCGCTCCTGAAGGCTACCACCCCGGAAGTCCGGGTTGCCCGCCTCGGCAAGGCGATCACCAGGTTGGCGCAGGCCGAATAG
- a CDS encoding cold-shock DNA-binding domain protein (PFAM: Cold-shock protein DNA-binding~SMART: Cold shock protein~KEGG: rec:RHECIAT_CH0000633 cold shock protein): MSTGTVKWFNATKGFGFIQPDDGAADVFVHISAVERAGMRDLKDGQKLSYELVRDNKSGKMSADRLQAA, encoded by the coding sequence ATGAGCACAGGTACCGTAAAGTGGTTCAACGCAACCAAGGGCTTCGGCTTCATTCAGCCGGATGACGGCGCAGCCGACGTTTTCGTCCACATCTCTGCCGTTGAACGCGCTGGCATGCGCGATCTCAAGGATGGCCAGAAGCTGTCTTACGAGCTCGTCCGCGACAACAAGTCCGGCAAGATGTCGGCAGACCGCCTCCAGGCGGCCTGA
- a CDS encoding transcriptional regulator, MarR family (PFAM: regulatory protein MarR~SMART: regulatory protein MarR~KEGG: rec:RHECIAT_CH0000634 probable transcriptional regulator protein, MarR family), with protein sequence MEGDAFSAFAITALRLAGHLTAAGDQLAKPAGQTSARWQVLAAARRGGMSVAQIARALGVARQGVQRLADVLENEGLIAYADNPQHQRAKLVRLTEEGAARLGVIEIAQAGWADGLGAAFTSAELDAARVVMARVMEMLEGGEA encoded by the coding sequence ATGGAGGGGGATGCCTTTTCCGCTTTTGCGATCACCGCCCTTCGCCTCGCCGGCCATCTGACGGCGGCGGGCGACCAGTTGGCAAAGCCGGCAGGACAAACCAGCGCGCGCTGGCAAGTGCTGGCGGCGGCACGACGCGGCGGCATGTCGGTGGCGCAGATCGCCCGTGCGCTCGGCGTCGCCCGCCAGGGCGTGCAGCGGCTTGCCGATGTGCTGGAGAATGAAGGGCTGATCGCCTATGCCGACAACCCGCAGCACCAGCGCGCCAAGCTGGTACGATTGACGGAAGAAGGGGCGGCGCGGCTCGGCGTCATCGAGATCGCGCAAGCCGGATGGGCCGACGGGCTGGGCGCTGCTTTCACGTCAGCGGAACTCGATGCGGCACGGGTGGTGATGGCGCGGGTTATGGAGATGCTGGAAGGTGGCGAGGCGTAA
- a CDS encoding glutathione-dependent formaldehyde-activating GFA (PFAM: glutathione-dependent formaldehyde-activating GFA~KEGG: ret:RHE_CH00562 hypothetical protein) codes for MKKTYRGSCHCGKVHYQVDMDLEEGTGRCNCSICAKRRYWGANVKPEDFRLMCDQAETSDYQFNTMSGHHRFCRTCGVPAYGDGYVEQIGGAYVSINIACLDDITPEELAALPVRYADGRHDAWWNEPAVTSYL; via the coding sequence ATGAAGAAAACCTACAGAGGAAGCTGCCATTGCGGCAAAGTGCACTACCAGGTGGACATGGACCTCGAGGAGGGCACCGGCCGCTGCAATTGTTCGATCTGCGCCAAGCGGCGCTATTGGGGCGCCAACGTCAAGCCGGAGGATTTCCGGCTGATGTGCGACCAGGCGGAAACGTCCGACTATCAGTTCAACACCATGAGCGGTCATCACCGCTTCTGCCGCACCTGCGGTGTGCCGGCCTATGGCGACGGTTATGTCGAACAAATCGGCGGCGCCTATGTCTCGATCAACATCGCCTGCCTTGACGATATCACCCCTGAGGAACTGGCAGCACTGCCTGTCCGTTATGCCGATGGCAGGCACGATGCCTGGTGGAACGAACCGGCGGTGACGAGTTATCTCTGA
- a CDS encoding conserved hypothetical protein (KEGG: rec:RHECIAT_CH0000636 hypothetical protein): MKDEANARIEEEAIIAMLMMRAKALGEKNASDALSYEAEDSVEFSLAPPLVYHGQDEAGLQAWFDTWEGPIGGEVRDARLTVGEDVAFWSGLTRMSGTKTDGTAVDLWFRQTLGLVKQDGRWLVAHQHASVPFAMDGSGRALLDLKP; this comes from the coding sequence GTGAAAGACGAAGCGAATGCCAGGATCGAGGAAGAGGCGATCATCGCCATGCTGATGATGCGCGCCAAGGCGCTGGGTGAGAAGAACGCCAGCGACGCGCTTTCCTATGAGGCCGAGGATTCCGTCGAATTTTCGCTGGCGCCGCCGCTCGTCTACCACGGCCAGGACGAAGCGGGTCTGCAGGCCTGGTTCGATACCTGGGAAGGCCCGATCGGCGGCGAGGTGCGCGATGCCAGACTGACCGTTGGCGAGGATGTCGCTTTCTGGAGCGGCCTCACGCGCATGAGCGGGACCAAGACCGACGGCACCGCCGTCGATCTCTGGTTCCGCCAGACCCTCGGTCTCGTCAAGCAGGATGGCCGCTGGCTGGTTGCCCACCAGCACGCCTCGGTGCCCTTCGCCATGGACGGCAGCGGCCGGGCACTGCTCGATCTCAAGCCGTGA
- a CDS encoding major facilitator superfamily MFS_1 (PFAM: major facilitator superfamily MFS_1~KEGG: rec:RHECIAT_CH0000637 probable transporter, permease protein), translated as MFAAAKSTENSPRPSIGFHALTLATFFGASAAPTPLYRIYQESFSVSPVLITVIFAVYAFALLAALLIAGSISDHLGRKPVIFFALVLEIAAMGLFVVASGPAWLIAARIVQGLATGIAGASIGAALVDVDRAKGQIVNSIAPLCGMAVGAVGTSALIQYGPFPMHLVYALLLVAFTLQAAAIWLTGETGGTRPGALGSLIPRVTIPQQVKRPLSLVTPINIANWTLAGFYLSLVPSLVASTTGSRAPLTGGAVVTALMVSGAIAVYLRRSKTASANLVFGVSAKTLGILTVVAGVHLANVPLLLVGTIFTGVGFGTNFLGSIGTIMPLAKPDERAGLLSAFYVQSYLAFSLPAILAGFLAKSAGYALTTDIYATAILLLMGVGMVSIRADRRRVAESAA; from the coding sequence ATGTTCGCCGCAGCCAAATCCACCGAGAATTCGCCGCGTCCCTCGATCGGCTTTCATGCGCTGACGCTCGCCACCTTCTTCGGCGCCTCCGCGGCGCCGACGCCGCTCTACCGGATCTATCAGGAAAGTTTTTCCGTCTCGCCGGTGCTGATCACGGTGATCTTCGCGGTCTACGCCTTCGCGCTGCTGGCGGCGCTGCTGATCGCCGGTTCGATCTCGGATCATCTCGGCCGCAAGCCGGTGATCTTTTTCGCCCTCGTGCTCGAAATCGCCGCGATGGGCCTCTTCGTCGTCGCGAGCGGTCCCGCCTGGCTGATCGCGGCGCGGATCGTGCAGGGGCTGGCAACGGGGATCGCCGGCGCCTCGATCGGAGCGGCGCTCGTCGATGTCGACCGGGCAAAGGGACAGATCGTCAATTCGATCGCGCCGCTTTGCGGCATGGCAGTGGGGGCAGTGGGCACCAGCGCCCTGATCCAATACGGGCCCTTCCCGATGCATCTGGTCTATGCGCTGCTGCTCGTCGCCTTCACGCTGCAGGCGGCTGCCATCTGGCTGACAGGCGAGACCGGCGGCACGCGGCCGGGGGCTCTCGGCTCGCTGATACCGCGGGTCACCATTCCCCAGCAGGTGAAGCGGCCGCTCTCACTGGTGACGCCGATCAACATTGCCAATTGGACGCTTGCCGGCTTCTATCTCTCGCTGGTCCCGTCCTTGGTCGCCAGCACGACCGGCAGCCGGGCGCCGCTGACGGGCGGGGCCGTCGTCACCGCGCTGATGGTGAGCGGAGCAATCGCCGTCTATCTCAGGCGCAGCAAGACGGCATCGGCCAATCTGGTTTTTGGCGTGTCGGCCAAGACGCTCGGCATCCTGACCGTCGTTGCCGGCGTGCATCTTGCCAATGTGCCGCTGCTGCTCGTCGGCACGATTTTCACCGGCGTCGGTTTCGGCACCAATTTCCTCGGTTCGATCGGCACCATCATGCCGCTTGCTAAACCGGACGAGCGGGCCGGGCTGCTATCGGCCTTCTACGTCCAGAGCTACCTCGCCTTCAGCCTGCCGGCGATCCTAGCCGGGTTCCTCGCGAAATCGGCCGGCTACGCATTGACGACGGATATCTATGCGACGGCGATCCTGCTTTTGATGGGCGTCGGAATGGTGAGCATTCGCGCCGACCGGCGCAGGGTGGCGGAGAGCGCGGCCTGA
- a CDS encoding transcriptional regulator, TetR family (PFAM: regulatory protein TetR~KEGG: rec:RHECIAT_CH0000638 probable transcriptional regulator protein, TetR family), translated as MTVKENLRPGGRSARVQASVHKAVRELMAEMSRAEVTIPLIAGKAGVTPSTIYRRWGDLQELLADVAVDRLRPDMQPIDAGSGKADLETWAEQYAEEMSSGPGREMIRDVLAAQAGANACKCAEFTRQQVDVIAERAKARGEAFPDVDRVMDQVVAPIMYRILFGDVPATARVRDLVARVMSATD; from the coding sequence ATGACAGTAAAAGAGAACCTCCGTCCGGGCGGCAGAAGCGCCCGGGTTCAGGCATCGGTGCACAAAGCGGTCCGTGAGCTGATGGCCGAGATGAGCCGCGCCGAGGTGACGATCCCGCTGATTGCCGGCAAGGCGGGGGTAACGCCGTCGACCATCTATCGCCGCTGGGGCGACCTGCAGGAGCTTCTCGCCGATGTCGCCGTCGATCGGCTGCGGCCGGATATGCAGCCGATCGATGCCGGCAGCGGCAAGGCCGATCTCGAAACCTGGGCCGAGCAATATGCCGAGGAAATGTCCTCCGGCCCCGGCCGCGAAATGATCCGCGACGTGCTGGCGGCGCAGGCGGGCGCGAATGCCTGTAAATGCGCTGAATTTACCCGCCAACAGGTCGACGTCATCGCCGAGAGGGCCAAGGCTCGCGGCGAGGCCTTTCCGGATGTCGACCGCGTCATGGACCAGGTCGTGGCGCCGATCATGTACCGCATCCTGTTCGGCGATGTGCCGGCGACAGCGCGTGTGCGCGATCTGGTTGCGCGTGTCATGAGCGCGACGGACTAA